TTGAAGACCTGATTTCCACCCTCGATATTGCCCAAGATGTCCTTATGCCTGGTTTTGTGCAGAATCCGTTCGCATACATGCGTAAAGCAGCAGCATTTATCCTATCGTCTCGATGGGAGGGATTAGGGAATGTTCTGATTGAAGCAATGGCATGTGGCACTCCAGTTATTTCCACTAATTGCCCCCATGGACCCAAAGAAATCTTGGAAAATGGCAAATATGGCCAATTAGTACCTGTCGGTGATACGAATGCCCTCGCCAAAGCCATGCAGAACGTCTTAGAAACTCCCATAGACTGTGAACGTCTGATTGAAAGAGCTAATTACTTTTCAGTCGAGCGTGCAATCACTCAATATCTATCAGTTATTGGCATTAACGAACCCTTGAAATTGACTCTATGATCTTGTTAGCTTATCTTGGGTTAGTCATTTTCATTGTTATATTTGAACTTATCAGGGATAAACAGGCTTTAATTGATTTCCTAAGTTTTTTTAATGTTCTTTTCTGCTTGGCATTTCCTTTGCCAGGGATATTCTTACTTTTTTCAGAGCACAGCAACCTAAATACATCTATCCTCAAAGGAACGACGATTAACCTTAATAGTTTCCAAGTCCCTTTACTAATTTTTTTGACTTATTTTTTTGTTGTCATAGGATTCCATTTAGACTCTGCGATTAACTCTGCCAATAGAATTTACATCAAAGAAAAGAATAGTGGCTATTTTGTTGTTACCTATGCACTGATTTTATTGTTAATATCTTTTCTTTCAATCGTAATCTATAGCGTTCAAAACGGTGGACTTGTCAATGCAATCTCTAATGCATCCTTACTCCGTTCTACCGTCATTGAAACGCCTCAATTCTCTTTAGTTAAGAGATTCTTCTTGCTATCTTTTATGGGATCTTTCTTAATATCTTCCATCCTATTCAACGATAAATCAAAGGGAAAAAGCATCCAATTATTGATTGTATTTATATTTTCCATTGCTATTTCTTTACTTTCTTTTTTTCTGATTGCAACCCGCGCAAATATTCTAAGATATGTACTCACATTCTATTTGGTATATTCCATCAGAAAAGGTAAACACTCCTTGGGTGTCGTAATATTCTTTATTACATTACTCGCAATCATTTCTTCCTACGGGAAAGAAATCTTTGGAAGTTTAATCTACCTTTCAGATGGTATTGATGCTGTTACGGATAATTTTCAGAATAGTATTGACGCCAATATACAGTCAGAAAGCGACCAATCTAACGTACTGGATGAATTCAGTGCTCCATTTTTCTCAATATTTGCAGCTACAAACTCCACCTATGAACTCAGGCTGTTGAGTGACTGGTTCTATGGATTAGCATCATTTCTCCCTGATCGGATTTATGAAGCACCACCAACTGTCTCTTATTACAATACAAATTTCTTAGTTAATACGGATAAATATGAAATTCCGTCTGGCTTTATCTCTTCATGTTTATATAGTATGTCTTGGCCAGGATTAATTATTTTTAGTTTATCCTACGGATGGATAGGGAGATTTATCCAGCAAGTCACTTATAATCATTCACTTGAAATTCATTGGATGCAATATATATATGTCTACTCTGCATTAGTTTGGTCAGACTATACGATATATGCAGATCCCAAAATATTACTTCAAACACATTTTTGGTTTTTTATTTCATGTTTCTTTCTGGTTGTATTATCAAGTAATTTAGTTGTATCTGATAAATATTCAATTGCAAGAATGAGGTCAGATAAGTGAAGAACAAAAAAACGATATTATTTATAATCACAAACTTTGATAGAAATGGAGCGCAAGTCATACTCTATAACATCTTGTCCAAAATAGATCGCTCACTTTTTAAGCCCGTCGTTATTTCTTTAATGAGCACCTCTGATTTCAATAATCAATTCCAAGAATTAGAAATCCCCATATATGCATTAGGGATGCAACAAAGACTTCCCAATATAACTCACCTTTCCAAATTAGTCTCAATTATCAAAAAACATCAGCCAGATATCATTCAAGGGTGGATGTACCATGGCAATATTGCTAGCTGTTTTGCCTCTTTATTCAGTTCTCATTCACCTCCAGTAATATGGAGTATTCACCACTCAATAAATGAACTCTCAGCTGAGAAATTACTCACTCAACTCTTGATCAGAATTGGAACCTTACTTTCTTCGTTTACCAGGGAAATAGCTTATGTTTCCAAAACAAGCCAAGAGCAGCATGAAAAACTAGGATATGCGACTCAAAAAAGTTGTGTTATACCCAACGGCTTTGATACTTCGCTATTTGTCCCTTCCGCTGAAAAAAGGAACGCTTTTAGAAATGAACTTAACTTAACAGAAGCAGAGACTGTGATTGGTATCGCTGCCCGATACCATCCTATGAAGGATCATCATAATTTTCTTACGGCTGCAGCGCTACTTGTCCCAAAATTTCCTAACGTCCATTTTGTCCTTGTGGGGGATGGGGTAGATGAATCCAACACAACCTTAACTGAATTAGTTAAAACAGCAAGACTTCAAAAGCATGTTCATTTGCTTGGCAAGCGAATAGATATGCCAAATATTTTCGCAGCCTTAGATATATTGACCTCTGCTTCTGCAT
The genomic region above belongs to Acaryochloris sp. CCMEE 5410 and contains:
- a CDS encoding O-antigen polymerase, encoding MILLAYLGLVIFIVIFELIRDKQALIDFLSFFNVLFCLAFPLPGIFLLFSEHSNLNTSILKGTTINLNSFQVPLLIFLTYFFVVIGFHLDSAINSANRIYIKEKNSGYFVVTYALILLLISFLSIVIYSVQNGGLVNAISNASLLRSTVIETPQFSLVKRFFLLSFMGSFLISSILFNDKSKGKSIQLLIVFIFSIAISLLSFFLIATRANILRYVLTFYLVYSIRKGKHSLGVVIFFITLLAIISSYGKEIFGSLIYLSDGIDAVTDNFQNSIDANIQSESDQSNVLDEFSAPFFSIFAATNSTYELRLLSDWFYGLASFLPDRIYEAPPTVSYYNTNFLVNTDKYEIPSGFISSCLYSMSWPGLIIFSLSYGWIGRFIQQVTYNHSLEIHWMQYIYVYSALVWSDYTIYADPKILLQTHFWFFISCFFLVVLSSNLVVSDKYSIARMRSDK
- a CDS encoding glycosyltransferase produces the protein MKNKKTILFIITNFDRNGAQVILYNILSKIDRSLFKPVVISLMSTSDFNNQFQELEIPIYALGMQQRLPNITHLSKLVSIIKKHQPDIIQGWMYHGNIASCFASLFSSHSPPVIWSIHHSINELSAEKLLTQLLIRIGTLLSSFTREIAYVSKTSQEQHEKLGYATQKSCVIPNGFDTSLFVPSAEKRNAFRNELNLTEAETVIGIAARYHPMKDHHNFLTAAALLVPKFPNVHFVLVGDGVDESNTTLTELVKTARLQKHVHLLGKRIDMPNIFAALDILTSASAYGEAFPLVVGEAMSCQVTCVVTDVGDSAFLVGDTGIVVPTKDPESLANSWSTLITRTPEQRFLMEKAARQRILDSFSLESIVKQYEGMYVS